Proteins co-encoded in one Acinetobacter lwoffii genomic window:
- the nusB gene encoding transcription antitermination factor NusB, translating to MSQTLQATYAAKRKARRFAVQGIYEWQMSHNPVHEIEARTRVENAMHKVDLSYYHELLTQVVANHEALDALLIPVLDRELSALDGVELATLRLGAYELKEHLEIPYRVVLDEAIELAKHFGGADSHKYINGVLDRLATTLRAAEKQQSN from the coding sequence ATGTCGCAAACACTTCAAGCAACTTATGCAGCAAAACGTAAAGCACGTCGCTTTGCTGTACAAGGAATTTATGAATGGCAAATGAGCCACAATCCGGTGCATGAGATTGAAGCACGTACGCGTGTGGAAAATGCCATGCACAAAGTGGATCTGAGCTATTATCATGAATTGTTGACTCAAGTGGTTGCCAATCATGAAGCATTGGATGCGCTCTTAATCCCGGTACTCGATCGCGAACTTTCAGCACTTGACGGTGTTGAACTTGCGACCCTTCGTCTTGGTGCATATGAACTTAAAGAACATCTTGAGATTCCATATCGCGTGGTTCTAGATGAAGCGATCGAGCTGGCTAAACATTTTGGCGGTGCCGATAGCCATAAATACATCAATGGTGTATTGGATCGTTTAGCGACAACTTTGCGTGCAGCAGAAAAACAGCAGTCTAACTAA
- the ribH gene encoding 6,7-dimethyl-8-ribityllumazine synthase, which yields MAVRRIEGMLHLANEDRYAILVGRFNSFVVEHLLEGAIDTLKRHGVSEDNITVVHAPGAWELPVVAKKLAASDRFDAIIALGAVIRGSTPHFDFVAGECAKGLGVVGLDTGLPVINGVLTTDSIEQAIERSGTKAGNKGSEAALTAIEMVNLLKAI from the coding sequence ATGGCAGTTCGCCGTATTGAAGGTATGTTACATCTCGCGAACGAAGACCGTTATGCGATTTTAGTTGGTCGTTTTAACAGCTTTGTGGTTGAACATCTGTTAGAAGGTGCCATTGATACATTGAAACGTCATGGTGTATCAGAGGATAATATCACTGTTGTTCATGCACCTGGTGCCTGGGAACTTCCTGTCGTTGCGAAAAAACTGGCAGCTTCAGATCGTTTCGATGCCATCATCGCGCTTGGCGCCGTGATTCGTGGTAGCACGCCTCACTTCGATTTCGTTGCAGGCGAATGTGCCAAAGGTTTGGGCGTAGTTGGCCTCGACACTGGCTTACCTGTAATTAACGGTGTACTCACTACGGACAGTATTGAACAAGCGATTGAACGCTCTGGAACAAAAGCAGGCAATAAAGGTAGCGAAGCTGCCCTGACTGCGATTGAAATGGTTAACTTGTTAAAGGCTATTTAA